The following proteins come from a genomic window of bacterium:
- a CDS encoding mechanosensitive ion channel family protein: MNDFFSQWTLHPTAEKIIIVLVGVVVIGILVRLLKRPLTGHIDDKDTRYRVRKFVTFAGYGAAVILVAAVFNDRLGGMAVVLGVAGAGVAFALQEVITSVAGWLAVSFGGFYKTGDRIQLGGIKGDVIDIGILRTTLMEIGDWISGDQYSGRVVRIANSFVFKEPVFNYSGDFPFLWDEVKIPVKYGSDHKLAREILERVAADVSGEFVPGARTAWRGVVRKYLVEDARVEPMVMMTANDNWLEFYLRYVVDFKKRRTVKTELFERILDEFAATEGRVAVASTTLQLVDIPPLNVNVGQKAGRRKT; encoded by the coding sequence GTGAACGACTTCTTCTCGCAGTGGACCCTTCACCCCACGGCCGAGAAAATAATTATCGTACTCGTCGGCGTCGTCGTTATCGGCATCCTCGTGCGCCTGTTGAAACGCCCCCTCACCGGCCACATCGACGATAAGGATACCCGGTACCGCGTTCGCAAGTTCGTGACGTTCGCCGGGTACGGCGCCGCCGTGATACTCGTCGCCGCGGTTTTCAACGACCGCCTCGGCGGCATGGCCGTCGTCCTCGGCGTAGCGGGTGCCGGCGTCGCCTTCGCGCTGCAAGAGGTCATCACCAGCGTGGCGGGATGGCTCGCCGTCTCGTTCGGCGGGTTCTATAAAACCGGAGACCGCATCCAGCTGGGCGGCATCAAGGGCGACGTTATAGACATCGGGATATTGCGAACCACCTTAATGGAGATTGGCGATTGGATTTCGGGGGACCAATACAGCGGCCGCGTCGTGCGCATCGCCAACAGCTTCGTCTTCAAGGAACCGGTATTCAATTACTCCGGCGACTTTCCCTTTCTATGGGACGAGGTAAAAATCCCCGTTAAATACGGCTCCGACCATAAACTGGCCCGGGAGATACTGGAGCGGGTAGCCGCCGACGTAAGCGGCGAATTCGTACCGGGCGCGCGGACGGCCTGGCGTGGCGTGGTCCGGAAATACCTGGTGGAGGACGCCCGCGTCGAACCGATGGTCATGATGACCGCTAACGACAATTGGCTCGAGTTCTACCTCCGTTACGTCGTGGACTTCAAGAAGCGCCGGACCGTTAAGACCGAACTTTTCGAACGCATCCTCGACGAGTTCGCGGCGACGGAAGGCCGCGTCGCCGTCGCGTCCACGACGCTGCAGCTAGTGGATATACCCCCGCTCAACGTTAACGTCGGGCAAAAAGCGGGACGGCGAAAGACGTAA
- a CDS encoding DUF1003 domain-containing protein, producing MKNKTTVRCELSERDVPPRDAVPADTIPDGVADLILREYPAWKRGGYICRDVLARYRTAYVRDVLGVERGELSALDQEVVRSLAEQELLTENLNAAFESRLTFGKRAADRVANYAGSWRFISAFAGVLILWIIANSLYLVWRPFDPYPFILLNLILSCLAAIQAPIIMMSQNRLEAKDRLRAEYDYKVNLKAELEIRNLHEKVDHLVKRQWERLLEIQQIQIDLMDELTRKAPPKPGARRRRKTPPRKP from the coding sequence ATGAAAAACAAAACTACCGTTCGTTGCGAATTGAGCGAACGGGACGTGCCCCCGCGAGACGCCGTCCCGGCGGATACGATTCCCGACGGCGTTGCGGACTTAATCTTACGGGAGTACCCCGCATGGAAACGCGGCGGATATATATGTCGTGACGTCCTGGCCCGCTACCGCACGGCGTACGTCCGCGACGTACTCGGCGTCGAAAGGGGCGAACTCTCGGCGTTGGACCAGGAAGTAGTCCGAAGCTTGGCCGAACAGGAATTATTAACCGAAAACCTCAACGCCGCTTTCGAAAGCAGGTTGACGTTTGGAAAGCGCGCCGCCGACCGCGTCGCCAACTACGCCGGGAGCTGGCGTTTTATTTCCGCTTTCGCCGGCGTGTTAATCTTATGGATTATCGCCAATTCGCTGTACCTCGTGTGGCGACCGTTCGACCCGTACCCGTTTATCCTCCTCAACCTCATTCTATCCTGCCTGGCCGCGATCCAGGCTCCCATCATTATGATGAGTCAAAACCGCCTCGAGGCCAAAGACCGGTTGCGGGCCGAATACGACTACAAGGTGAACCTCAAGGCCGAACTCGAGATCCGCAACCTCCACGAGAAAGTCGACCATCTCGTAAAACGCCAGTGGGAACGCCTCCTGGAAATCCAGCAGATCCAGATCGACCTTATGGATGAGCTGACGCGAAAAGCGCCGCCGAAACCCGGCGCCCGGCGCCGCCGGAAAACGCCGCCGCGTAAACCTTAA